The genome window GTTTGTACCGGCGCTTGTCGTACTTCACAGCTTTCCTGCGCTGCATTCGACGGGGATACACGCGCGTATCCCTTTGTCGCGCAAAGCTTCTGTGAACCAGTCGGCGTCATAGCCGCGATCCCCTTTTTGACGCCCATGCTGGTCACTTTGCGGTTTGCCTTCGGGTAGGTGGCATCGATCATCACGGTCTTCTCCTCGCCATGCTAGGCAGCCAGACCCTCCATCATCCGGGCAAAGATGCCCTTATCACTCCAGCGCTTACATCGATTGTAGTGCGTCTTGTGTGGGCCATCGGCAGCGAGAGCATCGCGACGCCTGAAGCCAGTGCGATTATCAAAGATTATGCCGCTCAGCACGCGCCGGTCATCGACGCGCGGCTTGCCGTGGGACTTCGGGAAGAAACGCTCAAGACGCGCCATTGGCGCATCCGTCAGCCAAGAAAGATCAGACAAGTTCACCGCTCATCTTTTGGACCGTGAAGCACGCGGCTAGGCAGAAATCAATGGGTCCTGGCCCCAAGCGAGTATCGACTGACCTGCCATCCCCGGCGTAATGCTTTGCGTTAGCTGGGCCTCGGTATCGGTCGCGAAGATTTTGACATTGTTCGCGGCCTATCCCTTTGGTCGAATGCGGAATCCGAAAAAGTGAGTCTCAACATATCGTCGATCACCCGCCTTTATGCGAGCGAACAAACGAGTCAATGATAAGTCGACACCCTTCAGGCGCGCACCAATTTTTCATATCCTTGCGCGATGTCGCGGGTGATTGCGCCGACTTCGAAGTTCCAGTCGCCGATCTGACCAACGGGGGTCACTTCGGCGGCGGTGCCGGTCAGCCAGCATTGTTCGAACCCTTCAAGTTCCTCGGGCATGATGTGGCGTTCGTGGACCTTCAACTGGCGATCCTTGCACATGCCGATGACGGTCTGGCGGGTGATGCCGTTCAGGAAGCAATCGGCGTCGGGGGTGTGGACCTCTCCGTCTTTTACGAAGAAGATGTTTGCGCCCGTCGCCTCGGCCACATAGCCGCGATAGTCGAACATCATTGCGTCGGAACAACCCTTCGCCTCGGCGGCGTGCTTGCTCATCGTGCAGATCATGTAAAGGCCGGCGGCTTTGGCGTGACTGGGGATGGTTTCGGGGCTGGGGCGTTTCCATTTCGAGATATCGAGCTTGGCGCCGCGCGTCTTGGCGTCGCCGTAATAGGCGCCCCATTCCCAGGCTGCGATGGCCAGGCGAACCGGATTGCGGGCCGAAGCGACGCCCATGTCTTCGCCCGCGCCGCGCCAGGCGATGGCGCGGACATAGGCATCCTGCAACCCGCTGGTGGACAGGACTTCGGCCTTCGCGGCCTCAATCTCATCAACTGTCCAGGGGATCTGAAAATCGATCTGATTGGCAGAAAAATGCAGCCGTTCCGAATGCTTGCGGGATTCGAAAATTTTGCCGTTGTAGGCGCGTTCCCCTTCAAAGACTGCGCTGGCATAATGCATCGCATGGGTCAGGATGTGGACGTTGGCGTCGCGCCAATCGACCATCTTGCCATCCAGCCAGATTTTCCCGTCGCGATCAGAATATGCGGTCATTGTCGCCTCCGTTTGCAAAAGTTGCGCAAATTAGGTCAGAATAGGACATTTTATTGCGTTATTTCTGGAGTTTGCTAGCGATTGATTCTTGGAATGTCAACAAGGCTGACGTATTGTCGCGCAACAGGCTTGGAGGCGCGGCTATGTCGGACGGTGGTGGTGGTGGCGAAGGATTGCTGTTCCTGACGGATGAGCAATTGCGCAAGGGGATCGAGGCAATGTTCTTTGCCTATCGTGGGTTTACCGCCGATCCGGACCGGATATTGAGCGAGCAATCCTATGGGCGCGCGCATCACCGGGCGGTGCATTTCATCAACCGCTCGCCCGGGACGACGGTGAACAATCTGCTGTCGATTCTGGGCGTGACAAAGCAATCGCTGAACCGGGTGCTGCGGACCCTGATCGCGGATGGGTTGGTTGAAAGCCGGGTCGGGACCGTGGACCGGCGGGAACGTCACTTGTTTCTGACCGAAGCAGGCGCGGCGCTGGAACAGACGCTGTCAGACGCACAGCGCGACCGGATGCGCGCTGCCTATCGCGCGGCTGGACCGGAATCGGTTGCGGGATTCCGGCGCGTTCTGGAAGCAATGATGGACCCGGACCTGAAGGCGCAT of Paracoccaceae bacterium contains these proteins:
- a CDS encoding branched-chain amino acid aminotransferase yields the protein MTAYSDRDGKIWLDGKMVDWRDANVHILTHAMHYASAVFEGERAYNGKIFESRKHSERLHFSANQIDFQIPWTVDEIEAAKAEVLSTSGLQDAYVRAIAWRGAGEDMGVASARNPVRLAIAAWEWGAYYGDAKTRGAKLDISKWKRPSPETIPSHAKAAGLYMICTMSKHAAEAKGCSDAMMFDYRGYVAEATGANIFFVKDGEVHTPDADCFLNGITRQTVIGMCKDRQLKVHERHIMPEELEGFEQCWLTGTAAEVTPVGQIGDWNFEVGAITRDIAQGYEKLVRA
- a CDS encoding MarR family transcriptional regulator → MSDGGGGGEGLLFLTDEQLRKGIEAMFFAYRGFTADPDRILSEQSYGRAHHRAVHFINRSPGTTVNNLLSILGVTKQSLNRVLRTLIADGLVESRVGTVDRRERHLFLTEAGAALEQTLSDAQRDRMRAAYRAAGPESVAGFRRVLEAMMDPDLKAHYATLKERST